From a single Maylandia zebra isolate NMK-2024a linkage group LG3, Mzebra_GT3a, whole genome shotgun sequence genomic region:
- the vgf gene encoding uncharacterized protein vgf: MTRYHNPSSALIRLLLLTAASFLHLSTSNPLSTLDKPYQHMSGLTVSGYRNIGGEESQPMQRQEEAEHEEELFKNVDPKKLAAVLLEALNNSKAEQMSEGEGRDGMEEEMTAEKEEYKNKDSYRKLRTIEGADRDRDGRQELELLMATQGKEQETGEEEERKKAQKEEELTERVTSRTTSHTVEIAREKPPTGSDGRGDNGQSTGSQQGSTSPDQASSEEEEQLSPEELKSLEMMMKEFPALNVPIKREGDSEQSHRESRDYSYNDIMPINKGSDLAITKKKLKWQEETQKALSFPKFRGDNFMDEFDDSNHNSADLQAPREQTMEDDDPDEEEEEDEEVLSPEEEEAQAKGEQEEMRRQAAEAQRAKMEEEMLADIASDMLLRYMVKQNNGNKQYSSSLSSAAEDKRSDEEQEVTEEDDIDPQTIDKLIEISSKLHLPADDVVDIISDVEKKKKKDLSPDVISGWRRPLSPISSPFSSESQISSNQNDIPASNQPFPAAHFLKTWLQKKNPTRSEDLWNKPAKPQLGNQNIWAQPPVPIKQDLWLTSPKAAWTRYPHYPLFPHTYPSYYQKKPYKGYPIYVPPAPRLKPYYLILKPALTLNNFLTHSVDDVYAFSPKRRYNSWVQPKLRKPPTGQQQKSYYTRYPLSLYPWTFQPASNPKLHPLPRIHSQQKQLYYSAPAPADYYVAGKQPDSNYDDLEKYIQQISMKKPYMMD, from the coding sequence ATGACTAGATACCATAATCCCTCAAGTGCTTTAATACGGCTGCTTCTTCTGACAGCAGCATCCTTTCTCCATCTGTCCACCTCCAATCCTCTCAGCACCCTTGACAAGCCATACCAACATATGTCAGGGCTGACTGTGTCTGGATATAGGAATATAGGTGGTGAAGAAAGCCAGCCAATGCAGAGACAAGAGGAAGCAGAGCATGAAGaagagctttttaaaaatgttgatcCCAAAAAACTAGCAGCAGTTTTACTAGAGGCACTGAATAATTCAAAAGCAGAGCAAATGAGCGAAGGAGAGGGGCGTGATGGAATGGAAGAAGAGATGACGGCAGAGAAAGaggaatataaaaacaaagattcgTACAGAAAATTGAGAACGATTGAGGGAGCAGACCGAGACAGAGACGGACGACAAGAGTTAGAGCTGCTAATGGCGACACAGGGGAAGGAGCAGGAAACGGgggaagaggaagagaggaagaaagcACAAAAAGAAGAGGAGCTGACCGAGAGGGTGACCAGTCGTACTACAAGCCACACAGTCGAAATAGCAAGAGAGAAGCCTCCCACTGGCTCAGATGGAAGAGGCGATAATGGACAGAGTACTGGTTCCCAGCAGGGATCAACCAGCCCTGATCAAGCCAGTagtgaggaggaggaacagCTCAGCCCTGAGGAGCTAAAAAGTCTTGAGATGATGATGAAGGAATTCCCTGCTTTGAATGTGCCCATTAAGAGGGAAGGAGACTCTGAGCAAAGTCACAGAGAAAGCAGAGACTACAGCTACAACGACATCATGCCCATAAATAAAGGCAGTGACCTTGCTATCACTAAGAAAAAGCTTAAATGGCAAGAAGAGACGCAGAAAGCTCTCAGCTTCCCAAAGTTCAGAGGAGATAATTTTATGGATGAATTTGATGACAGTAATCATAACTCAGCAGACCTCCAGGCTCCAAGAGAACAGACGATGGAAGATGATGATCcagacgaggaggaggaagaagatgaggagGTGTTGAGtccagaggaagaggaggctcAGGCCAAAGGTGAGCAGGAGGAGATGAGGAGACAGGCAGCTGAGGCACAAAGAGCcaagatggaggaggagatgctaGCTGATATTGCCTCAGACATGCTGCTGCGGTACATGGTCAAACAGAATAACGGGAACAAGCAGTACAGCTCTTCTCTCTCCAGCGCTGCAGAGGATAAAAGGTCTGACGAAGAACAGGAAGTCACAGAGGAAGACGATATTGATCCTCAGACCATTGACAAGCTTATAGAGATCTCCAGCAAGCTCCACCTCCCTGCTGATGATGTGGTGGACATCATCAGTGAcgtggagaagaagaagaagaaagacttGTCGCCTGACGTGATATCAGGTTGGCGACGACCTTTATCCCCCATATCTTCACCATTTTCATCGGAATCACAGATTTCAAGCAATCAAAATGACATTCCCGCCTCTAACCAACCATTTCCAGCAGCTCATTTCCTCAAAACTTGGTTGCAGAAGAAAAATCCAACAAGATCAGAGGATCTCTGGAACAAACCTGCAAAACCTCAGCTTGGCAATCAAAATATCTGGGCCCAGCCTCCTGTGCCGATCAAACAGGACCTCTGGCTCACGTCACCTAAAGCTGCTTGGACTAGATATCCTCACTATCCCCTTTTCCCCCACACTTATCCTTCCTACTACCAGAAGAAGCCCTACAAAGGCTACCCCATCTATGTTCCTCCTGCACCCAGACTTAAACCCTATTACTTGATCCTTAAGCCCGCTCTCACTCTCAACAACTTCCTCACTCATTCAGTGGATGATGTTTATGCTTTTTCTCCCAAAAGGCGATACAACAGCTGGGTCCAACCTAAGCTGAGAAAACCCCCTACAGGCCAACAGCAGAAGTCTTACTACACCAGATACCCTCTCTCTTTGTACCCTTGGACATTTCAGCCAGCGTCCAACCCCAAACTACATCCACTTCCCAGAATCCATTCTCAGCAGAAGCAGCTGTATTACTCAGCCCCAGCGCCTGCAGATTATTATGTGGCTGGAAAGCAGCCAGACAGTAACTATGATGATCTGGAGAAATACATACAGCAGATATCCATGAAGAAGCCATACATGATGGACTGA
- the LOC101480001 gene encoding snRNA-activating protein complex subunit 2, whose amino-acid sequence MKPHPRVTRTKWADRLGAEPERSGKCSWHRDEKKKLLVALKGLSSRTAAGKTDIDCAFLRKHLPTRSLSEIQSVVELLKNKVLLNARLKLKRQRREERNVRKPIEEWTYMASSLVGTLEETISTAFSQMLIVSSTEPCTLRNGDPPQVHRPPTDGRTIPLRPIPVPVQGAHRYTKAVQSPKTPAPTTRPSKTPPAPSQTASLTATPEKGPLQPPSRSSTSPSLSRSINKTTQQPTESQPTTVAITSTSQSLSSSLNVPASCSATTLTSVPRSVLSTAASSAISSCSTPTTLPQSVSATAFHAKFGRTSKYATKDMFGVKCVVDFERIYGFLSTVQKPNQDCQLTPMESAIVLDLLMSLPEELPLLDCNKLHKHMIQMYQCLSAPADSNTTRRRFQELDDELFTQLKALVPQDHQTPTGTTDSTNVTDGEGKKSLMHKADSQSTQSSTTSSKLDYSNVTPPHLNPFIVPLTLLKRRQESIII is encoded by the exons ATGAAGCCGCATCCTCGCGTTACTCGGACAAAGTGGGCTGACAGACTGGGCGCTGAGCCGGAACGTTCCGGTAAATGCAGCTGGCATCGAGACGAGAAGAAGAAACTTCTTGTTGCCCTTAAAGGACTGAGTAGCAGGACCGCCGCAGGAAAAACAGACATCGACTGTGCCTTCCTGAGAAAACACCTGCCTACTCGGTCCCTTTCAGAG ATCCAGTCTGTGGTTGAACTTCTGAAGAACAAAGTGCTCTTAAATGCCAGGTTGAAGCTGAAAAGGcaaaggagggaggagaggaacGTTAGAAAACCCATTGAGGAGTGGACATACATGGCCTCTTCTTTAGTGGGAACCCTTGAGGAAACTATTTCCACTGCTTTCTCTCAG aTGCTGATCGTGTCTTCTACAGAGCCTTGCACTTTGAGAAATGGTGACCCTCCCCAGGTGCACAGACCACCCACAGATGGTCGTACCATCCCTTTGAGGCCAATACCGGTGCCAGTGCAAG GTGCGCATCGGTACACAAAGGCAGTCCAGTCACCCAAGACTCCAGCACCAACCACAAGGCCATCCAAAACACCGCCAGCACCATCTCAA ACTGCATCTCTGACAGCGACGCCAGAGAAAGGACCGCTTCAACCCCCTTCTAGGTCTTCGACATCTCCAAGTCTTAGCAGGTCAATAAACAAGACCACCCAGCAGCCCACCGAGTCACAGCCCACCACCGTTGCCATCACCTCCACCTCTCAGTCTTTGTCTTCCAGCCTTAATGTGCCCGCCTCTTGCTCTGCCACTACCCTTACTTCAGTCCCCCGTTCTGTATTATCCACTGCTGCCTCTTCAGCCATTTCCAGCTGCTCCACACCCACTACTCTCCCACAGTCCGTCTCCGCCACAGCATTTCATGCCAAGTTTGGTCGGACCAGCAAATATGCcacaaaagacatgtttggtGTCAAGTGTGTAGTGGACTTTGAGAGGATCTATGGCTTCTTAAGTACAGTTCAAAAACCGAATCAGGATTGTCAACTCACTCCCATGG AGAGTGCCATAGTGTTGGACCTTTTAATGTCTCTCCCAGAGGAGCTTCCCCTGCTAGATTGCAACAAACTGCACAAACATATGATCCAG ATGTACCAGTGTCTCTCTGCCCCCGCTGACTCTAACACGACAAGAAGAAGGTTTCAAGAACTGGATGATGAACTTTTTACTCAGTTAAAGGCACTGGTTCCTCAAGACCATCAGACTCCTACAGGAACTACCGACAGCACTAATGTCACGGACGGTGAAGGAAAGAAGTCACTGATGCACAAAGCCGACAGCCAATCAACACAGAGCTCTACCACATCTAGCAAATTAGATTATTCAAATGTGACGCCCCCTCATCTTAACCCTTTTATTGTGCCGCTGACACTGTTAAAGCGTAGACAGGAATCCATAATTATTTAG